The genomic DNA tttctaCTCCGAGGTTGTTCGGATTCTAGGGTTTGTCTCCGCTGAAAGAATTCAATTGATTAAACCCAAAGGTGTGCGCTTTCTTTTTCAgtctcctctttttcttcctctttctcttcctcgtCAATTAACAGGAATGAAAATTTGAACGAGTACTGAAGATTCTGTTGGAAATCAATCCGAGCGATTTACCTCTCCAAACTTGCGGGCATGAATTAATTGTTCTGCAAAGTTGTTCGGTGCGAGCAGCCAATTATTGCTAATTAAATGGAAAATTCCCTTCATTGATGTATCCCTAGTGGCTACTGCGGCTTTGCTTGTCGTTGCAGTGTTTTTAACATCCGTTGTGTTGATTGACATAGACTTGTATCTGTCCCTCCGATTGGGATGAGATCGCTGACCTGTGTATTGACTTCATAAGCGCAGGAAATAGTTTGTGTCGtaatattcctcatttttctttcctttttttttatcgGAGGAAACGTTTAATTGTCTTCTGGGAGTCCAAACTTAGtcttgatttttttatttatattgttCTGTTCTTTGGTGGCACTCTTTTTAGAGATATAGGTGATCATGAattattcttttgtttttcaagatTATCTTCTTACACCTCTGATATAGGACAATTGCCCCCTTCCTTGACcatcccttcttctttttgctgtGGATTTCAATTGAATATTAGTTTCTACTGTCTCTGTGCCTCTGCTATTGCACTTTTTCTTTATTCGTTGATTCAGTGGAGTATCCATTGAAAAGTTCCATGTAACAAAATTATAATGTTCAGAGTTTTGGTTTTAAAGTCCATTAACTTcttcaataaatatgaaaatagccaaggtttaaattatttttcctacCTGGGATTTTGTCCCTGGCTGGAACTATGTGTTGCTGGGCATGCCAACGCATGGTGTTGGAGGCACAAAGAATGAGCCGTCACCCCCAAATAATTAAATTAGTATAAGGAAGAATTAAGCATGTAACTGGTCAAGGGAGTCCTAAGAAAACAGATCAAAATTACCTGAACTACTAATTATAGGTTTTTAACATCTTAGCGCATTTTTTGTCTACACACTCTTAAGCAGCATTAGAATGGCAAATTAGTTTTGTACTTGGATCATACTGATTAGTTGTTTGTTATGACttttagaaattgaaatgggGCAAGCATTTGGTTGCGTTCAAGTGGATCAGTCAACTGTTGCCGTCAAAGAAACTTTTGGAAAATTTGATGAGATTCTTGATCCTGGGTGTCACCTCTTGCCTTGGTGTATAGGGCAGCAAATTGCTGGTTTTCTTTCATTGCGCGTGCAGCAACTTGATGTGCGCTGTGAAACCAAGACAAAGGTTTGGATTGTACACTTAAAATTGCATACAGTATCAATATAGTTTTTGGTTTACATTGGCATATTAGATTTTTGGTTATTTGTGCCCTACTAATCTCTTTATTTAATATTGCATACAATTTTTCTTGCTGAAGCTAGCTTATACATCCATTGTATTTCCATTTGATGCTTCAGGATAATGTGTTCGTCACAGTTGTTGCATCAGTTCAATACCGTGCTTTGGCAGAGAAGGCATCAGATGCTTTTTACAGACTCAGCAACACCAGAGGGCAAATTCAATCCTACGTCTTTGATGGTAACTCTGCACAGTTTGATGATTTGAGCAAATATCATAGCACCCTCTTTTTAAGCTAGAAATGTTTTATGTCCCTAATCTATTAATTAGGTAAGGTATAACCATGTGATGCTATTTGAACTTGAGCTGGTCTTTCTTTCACCAAGATGATATTTTGTTGATCACATTCAGAGATTATTTGATTTAGCACTATTTTTGCGCATCTAAGGTACCTGTCAATGTCAGTATACAACCTTGACAGAAGATATAAAAGTGTAAACCTTTACGAGCATAACAACATGAATCTTAACCATAAAGCTGGAATAGAATCATGTAATTGACCTCAGCATGGGTTTTACTGACCTTACAGATTTTATAGATATTCTCACGTCTAATATCTGGAAAAGAAATACTTTTTGTTGTTCTCATAAGTCATGCCACATCAGCCACTATATAGAATAAATGCCATTATTATTCTTAGTTTAGAAAACGAAATATGGACAATCAGACTCTCATTTAACTTGTTTTATAAGCCACTAAGAAAGTTACTATTGTATTTGCAAAGTTGGAAATTGAAATCTTGAATCTGAGTTGCAATTGTCTGCTGATTGTCAGTCATCAGGGCCAGCGTTCCTAAGCTGAACTTGGATGATGCATTTGAACAGAAGAATGAAATTGCCAAAGCTGTAGAAGATGAACTTGAAAAGGTCATTTATATGTTACTTCATTAACTCCTATATTTCAATATGGAAGGGTGGGTGGGGATGGTTGGGATCTTGAAGGGAATGGATTAGCTACTCTAAGCGCAGGTTGTAGTTTCAGCCTTTTTGATGTCATTAAGGGTACGTTTAGAAGGCTGGTTCAGTATTTTCCTGATAGCCAATAGGCTATCAGGAAGTTTATTGGCTATCAGTAAGTTTTTGCTTGACTTCTAATGTCAGTTGTATTGGAGATCCTTTTTTGATTGAAAGGTTGCTGTGGAATGTTTAAAGGTAGTTACATGGTGGTTCCTTGGCATGTTAACTATATTTGTCCGAGGCATTGTAGTGTTACATTAACAGGAACCATAATGTGTTATCTGATAAGGTTGCAAGTGTCTTGAGAGGGTGATGAGATTTTAGTTGAACAGATGTTTTTCTATGTTGTTAATTATTAACAAAGTGGTTGGTAATCTGATTTCTCTGCTTATAGGCGATGTCAATGTACGGCTATGAGATTGTTCAAACACTGATAGTGGATATTGAACCCGACGAGCATGTTAAGAGAGCAATGAATGAGATCAATGCAGGTAAAGCATATTTTGTTGGCATAAAAGTTACTCCGAGTGAACATATGTGCATCTATAATACCATGTGTTCTTAGATCACTCAtacattatttttctttgtttgcaCCAGCTGCTAGGCTGAGGATGGCTGCGAATGAGAAAGCTGAAGCTGAAAAGATACTGCAGATCAAACGGGCAGAAGGTGATGCTGAATCTAAGTACTTAGCAGGGTTAGGCATAGCACGGCAACGACAGGCCATTGTCGACGGTCTGAGAGACAGTGTGATTGCCTTCTCGGTGAATGTGCCAGGAACAACAGCTAAAGATGTCATGGATATGGTTCTAGTGACACAGTACTTTGATACCATGAAGGAGATTGGAGCATCTTCAAAGTCCTCTTCTGTGTTCATCCCACATGGTCCAGGAGCTGTGAGAGACATTGCCAGTCAAATCAGGGATGGTCTTCTCCAAGCCAACATTCTCGACTGAGAGAAATGGTTCTATCTTAGATGACCTTGCTTTGATTTCGCGTAATTAAGACTTTGCAAAGCTGGTAGTTGCTTCAAATAAGAAGGCTCTTGGGTGTTGCTGTGATCCATATGCATACAAATTATATGGTTAGTGTCTATATGGAGAATATATTTACTGATGTATGCATCTATTATTATGATGTAAATCTTAATTTGGGGTTCGCAAGGATAACTGCAATTTGTTTATCtatgttaaatattaaaaatataaaaaaataaataagtttaatcaaTATTAAATTTGGCTTGACAATATTGAATTCAGTTGGACTTCTAAATAGTTCATGAATAAAGTTGTCCATAAAATTTGATTATATTATTGTTTCATGAATAAtagaagtttatttatttattgtgtcCATGATATGACAATTGTGTGGCAAT from Zingiber officinale cultivar Zhangliang chromosome 4A, Zo_v1.1, whole genome shotgun sequence includes the following:
- the LOC121970548 gene encoding hypersensitive-induced response protein 1-like yields the protein MGQAFGCVQVDQSTVAVKETFGKFDEILDPGCHLLPWCIGQQIAGFLSLRVQQLDVRCETKTKDNVFVTVVASVQYRALAEKASDAFYRLSNTRGQIQSYVFDVIRASVPKLNLDDAFEQKNEIAKAVEDELEKAMSMYGYEIVQTLIVDIEPDEHVKRAMNEINAAARLRMAANEKAEAEKILQIKRAEGDAESKYLAGLGIARQRQAIVDGLRDSVIAFSVNVPGTTAKDVMDMVLVTQYFDTMKEIGASSKSSSVFIPHGPGAVRDIASQIRDGLLQANILD